The Pyxidicoccus sp. MSG2 DNA segment CACGGTCATCATCGGCTTCATCGTGGGTGGCATCTACAAGTTCGCGTACTCGGGCATGAAGCTGTTCCGCGAGACGCTGGCCACGCCCATCAAGGGCCTGAAGAGCGCGACGCTGGCCACCGAGGTGAGCCCGGAGCTGCTGGGCGTGGGCTACATCATCGGCCCGCGCGTGGCGGCCATCACCTTCGCCGGCGGCGTGCTGAGCTACCTCATCCTCATCCCCGCCATCTCCTTCTTCGGCAGCGGGCTGGAGCAGCCGCTGCTGGTGCACAACGGGCAGCTCATCCGGGACATGTCTCCGGACCAGATTCGCAACGCGTACGTGCTCTACATCGGCGCGGGCGCGGTGGCCACGGGCGGCCTCATCAGCCTCATCCGCTCCATGCCCACCATCATCGGCGCCTTCCAGCGCAGCGTGGCCACGCTGCGCGCCTCGCGCAACCAGGGCTCCGGGCCGGTGTTGCTGCGCACCGAGCAGGACCTTCCCATCACCGTGGTGCTCGTGGGCAGCCTGCTGCTCGTCCTCGCCATCTGGCTGGCGCCGCCGCTGCAGGTGAACTTCATCTCCGCCATCCTCATCGTCATCTTCGGCTTCTTCTTCGTGACGGTGAGCGCGCGAATCACGGGTGAGATTGGCAGCTCGTCCAACCCCATCTCCGGCATGGTGGTGGCCACGCTGCTCGTCACCTGTCTCGTGTACCTGCTCCTGGGGTGGACGTCCTCCGAGGACCGCTTCATGGCGCTCACCACGGCGGCCATCGTCGGAATCGCCGCGTCCAACGGCGGCACCACCGCGCAGGATTTGAAGACGGCCTTCCTGGTGGGCGGCACGCCCCGCAAGCAGCAGGTGGCGCTCTTCGTCGGCGTGCTGACCAGCGCGATGTTCATCGGCCTGGTGCTGGTGACGCTCAACCGCGGCGCCACCGTCACCATCCCCGAGCCGCACCCCGGCGTGCAGGTGACGGACTTCACGGAGGAGACGCGCGTCCAGCACACCTTCCCCTGGGCGGTCTCCCCCGAGACGCTGGCCTCGCGCGGCCTGGACGAGGCGGCGCTGCGCAAGGCCCTCTGGGCGCAGGGCTATGAGCTGAACACGCAGGGCGGCACCCCGGAGCTGCGCAGCTGGCGCGAGGTGTCCGCGCAGGACGCGGGCGCGGTGTCGCTCAGCCTCGCCAATGACACGCAGGTGAAGGTGTCCGAGCTGGGCACCCTCACCGAGGGCCCGAAGCGCACGTACAAGGAAGGCCACGTGCGCGGCGCGGACACACCGGTGCCCGCGGGCAAGTACCTCGTCGACGAGTCGGGCACCATCCAGTACGTGGTGGACCCGGGCATCGGCGGTCGCATCGCCGTGTACGAGGGCCAGCAGCTCACCCGCTACTCCGCGCCCAAGGCGCAGCTGTTCGCGCTCATCATCGACGGCATCCTCACGCAGCGGCTGCCGTGGGACCTGGTGCTCCTGGGCGTGTTCATCGCGCTGATGCTGGAGCTGTGCGGCGTGTCCGCCCTGCCCTTCGCGGTGGGCGTGTACCTGCCCATCAGCAGCAGCACGCCGCTCTTCGTGGGCGGCATGGTGCGCTACGTGGTGGACCGCGTGCGCGGCGGCAGCGCCGCCGAGTCCGAGTTCTCCCCCGGCACCCTGCTGTCCTCCGGCTACATCGCCGGTGGCTCCATCGCCGGCGTGCTCATCGCCATCCTGGAGATTGCCAGCGACGGCGCCCTGACGCGCGCCATCAACCTGCCGGCCGTGCTGGGCCACCAGGGCGGACTGGGCGGCTTCTTCAACGCGGTGGGCGAGAGCGAGCTGGCGCACCCCGTCTGGTCCAACGTCTGGGGCCTGCTCTTCTTCGCCGGCCTCACCCTCTTCCTGCTGCGCTCCGCCCTCAAGGGCGAGAGCGCCGCGGTGGCCCCGCCGCCGCCCAAGAAGGCCTGACGCGAAGTCCCGGCGGCGGTGCCTCGCGTGAGGCCCCGCGCGTCCGGAGAGGTTGCATGAAATGACTCGAGGCGGCGTGGGAGTCATCCCCGCCGCCTCGTTCATTTCAGGCGCCGCTCACAGCGGCGGGTGGGACGGAGGCACGCTCGGGGGAGGCGGCGTCTCCTCGACCCCGGACGGTGCGTCTTCCCACTGCGACTCAGAGTCCGGCAGCGCGGCGCCGCCCTCCGCGCACACGTATTCAGCACGCAGCGGCGCGACGATGCCGAAGGTAAAGAAATAGACGATGGGTCCCCAGACGGGCCAGTACACATCCACCCGCGACAGGCCCCGCGGGCACTCCGCCGCCACGTTGGACATCGTCAGGCCGTACGCCAGACTGACTCCCGTCTGCTCCTCCACGTCTCCCGAGCGCGGCGCGCCGGAGCGCACGCTCATCCGGAAGCACCCCGTCAGCGACAGCAGCAGCATCCCGCTCGCCAGCATCCGCTTCATGCGCTTGAGACTCCCTCGGTGGCTGGCGCGGCTCGTACCACACCAGGAAATCCCGGTCATCCCAGGCGCTGTTTCACATGTGTCACCCCAAGCCCTTGAACTTCCACCGGGTCGTCTCCTGGGTAACAGGCGGAAATCAGGGTAGGCTTGGGATACCGCCCGAGCGGAGAGTTGCAGACGCATGGCCATGGCCCAGCCCCAGAAAGCCGCACCCGACGCGACCGCCGAGCTGACTCCCGAGGCGAAGGAGAAGGTGGAGCTGGCGAAGACGTTCGCCTTCCACCTGCTCAAGGGCATCAAGCAGATCGGCATGTACCGCCACAACGAGTCGCGCTTCCCGGAATTCCTCGCGAAGGCGCTCGAGTCGGTCCAAACGTACAGCGAGAAGTTCGGCCCGCTGTCGCTGAAGGTGGAGCAGCAGAACCTGCTGTTGCACGGGGAGGCGCTGTTCACCGAGGACACGCCGCTGCCCTACAAGTTCTTCCGGGACGGCATCCGGCAGCTCATCTTCCGCCCGGGCATGCAGGTGGAGGAGCTGGTCACCTTCACGCTCATCGCGCTGTCCGAGCCGGAGCGCGGCGCGGAGGACGTGCTGGCGCAGTTGTGGCGCGCGAGCATGGAGCACGTGGAGTACGTGGTGGTGGAGGGCTTCTCCATGGAGTCCGCCTCCGAGGAGGAGGTCCAGGTCGAGGTGGACAAGGTGGTGGGCTACCTCTACTCGCGGCTGCAGACGAACTCGGATGACTACCTGCGCTTCGCGCGCGTGTCCGCGGAGGACCTGGACTCCAAGCTGGACGGCGTGGAGCAGATTCGCGGCCTCGTGGTGGGCGGCCGCCACGCGACGGACGACCTGAAGGCGAAGCTGCAGCGCGAGGTGAGTGAGGAGGAGAACGCGCGGCTGTTCCCCAAGCTGGTCAGCGCCGTGTTCCAGGTCGTGGAGGGCGGCGTCGATGACGCCACGCTGCTCGAGGAAATCTTCGTGCAGCTGCTGGACATGCTCCTCATCCAGGACGACTTCAGCACCATCAACCAGATCGTCCTCAAGCTGCGCGCGCTGTCCCAGCGCGACGGCGGCGAGGGCCTGGGACGGCTGCTGGACAACTTCATCCACAAGATGGGCGAGGAGCAGCGCCTGATGCGCCTGGGCGAGTCGCTGAAGTCGGCGCGCCCGAAGAACCCGTCGGACGTGACGCGCTACCTGCAGGCGCTGGGCAGGGACGCCATCGTCCCGCTGCTCACGGTGCTGGAGACCATCGAGGTGCCGGAGAACCGCGCGCTGTTGTGCGACGTGATGGCGGGCTATGCGCGCGAGCTGCCGGACCCCTTCGTGATGCGCCTGGTGTCGGACCGTCCGCAGACGGTGCGCGACATGGTCTACATCCTGGAGAAGAGCAACCACCCGGAGCGCCTGAAGATGTTCGCCCAGGTGCTCAAGAGCCCCAACCTGGTGGTGAAGCTGGAGGTCCTCAACATCATCGGCAGGGGCCGCACCGGCGAGGCGCGGCGGATGATGGTCGACTCACTGACGGACCCCATCTCCCAGGTGCGCATGGTGGCCGCGAAGATGCTCCCGGAGTTCGACCGGGACAAGGCCTACGCGGACCTGATGCGGGTGGTGCGGGATGCCGCGTTCGAGAAGAAGACCCCGGACGAGCGCGTGGCCTTCTACACGGCCATCGGCTCCACGGGCACGCCCGGGGCGCTGTCGATGATGCAGCAGATGCTGTCGGTGAAGCCCTCGCTGCTCAACAGGAAGCGCGTGCTGGACGACAAGATGCTGGCCATCCACGGCCTGGGCGGCGCGTGCTCCATCCAGGGCTACAAGATGTTGCAGTCGGTGGTGGAGGACAAGAGCCAGCCACTGGAAGTGCTCACCGCCGCGCGCAAGGCGATGTACCAGACGCGCAAGACGTTGTTCGGGGACTCGGCGCTCCCCGAGGAGGCTTAGCCCCATGGCCGAGAATCTGAAGGTCAATCAGAGCCAGGAAGAGAACGTCAACGAGTACGGCCGCGAGCACAACGAGAAGCTCCAGTCGCTCGCGCGGTCCATGGTCGCCGGCCTCTACATGCTGGTGCGCTCGGTGAAGATGTATGACCCGGAGAACGCCGTCT contains these protein-coding regions:
- a CDS encoding HEAT repeat domain-containing protein, producing MAQPQKAAPDATAELTPEAKEKVELAKTFAFHLLKGIKQIGMYRHNESRFPEFLAKALESVQTYSEKFGPLSLKVEQQNLLLHGEALFTEDTPLPYKFFRDGIRQLIFRPGMQVEELVTFTLIALSEPERGAEDVLAQLWRASMEHVEYVVVEGFSMESASEEEVQVEVDKVVGYLYSRLQTNSDDYLRFARVSAEDLDSKLDGVEQIRGLVVGGRHATDDLKAKLQREVSEEENARLFPKLVSAVFQVVEGGVDDATLLEEIFVQLLDMLLIQDDFSTINQIVLKLRALSQRDGGEGLGRLLDNFIHKMGEEQRLMRLGESLKSARPKNPSDVTRYLQALGRDAIVPLLTVLETIEVPENRALLCDVMAGYARELPDPFVMRLVSDRPQTVRDMVYILEKSNHPERLKMFAQVLKSPNLVVKLEVLNIIGRGRTGEARRMMVDSLTDPISQVRMVAAKMLPEFDRDKAYADLMRVVRDAAFEKKTPDERVAFYTAIGSTGTPGALSMMQQMLSVKPSLLNRKRVLDDKMLAIHGLGGACSIQGYKMLQSVVEDKSQPLEVLTAARKAMYQTRKTLFGDSALPEEA